The Panicum virgatum strain AP13 chromosome 5K, P.virgatum_v5, whole genome shotgun sequence genome has a window encoding:
- the LOC120706018 gene encoding uncharacterized protein At2g39795, mitochondrial-like, which translates to MAFVSVSVSASASATLLISVPSTGRAGAGACAFPQPRRTLLAPLHAAKGAKSVPVEVVMESKVKGKKKKGSGAGNLPGALDVEIREAQEYLNSDEQEPVPDNFPFEILDEDGMSVVILKRDYKDEKIEVVVSMPNLEGGPEFDDEDGEGDGESADKDDDEEEDESAGDSSISLKVVVSKASGPKLEFTCTAFREEITIDDMLILEKADDDGEEKFPYEGPEFTELPVNVQKGLFKYLEPRGITLSATNYMHDYMVTKQAQEYIRWMRKLKDFVQQ; encoded by the exons ATGGCCTTcgtctccgtctccgtctccgCCTCCGCATCCGCCACCCTCCTCATCTCCGTCCCGTCCACCggacgcgccggcgccggcgcatgCGCCTTCCCGCAGCCCCGGCGGACCCTCCTGGCCCCGCTGCACGCGGCGAAGGGCGCCAAGTCGGTGCCGGTGGAGGTGGTGATGGAGAGCAAGGTCaaggggaagaaaaagaaggggtCCGGCGCCGGGAACCTCCCCGGAGCGCTCGATGTCGAGATCAGGGAGGCGCAGGAGTACCTCAACAGTGACGAGCAG GAACCTGTTCCAGACAACTTCCCTTttgaaatccttgatgaagATGGTATGAGCGTGGTTATTTTGAAAAGGGACTACAAGGATGAGAAGATTGAGGTTGTTGTCAGCATGCCTAATTTAGAAGGGGGTCCTGAGTTTGATGATGAGgatggtgagggcgatggtgagaGTGCtgacaaggatgatgatgaagaagaagatgagagtGCTGGAGATAGTAGCATTTCTTTGAAGGTTGTAGTCTCCAAAGCCTCTGGCCCGAAGCTTGAGTTCACCTGCACAGCCTTCCGTGAGGAGATCACCATCGATGATATGCTGATATTAGAGAAAGCAGATGATGATGGAGAAGAGAAGTTCCCATACGAGGGCCCTGAATTCAC GGAGCTCCCTGTGAATGTGCAGAAAGGCCTGTTCAAGTACCTGGAGCCACGGGGTATCACGCTGTCAGCTACCAACTACATGCACGACTACATGGTGACCAAGCAGGCCCAGGAGTACATCCGGTGGATGAGGAAGCTGAAGGATTTCGTCCAGCAATGA
- the LOC120706019 gene encoding probable pectin methylesterase CGR2 isoform X1 produces the protein MHPRHRGEEEEEEGAWLAGFGREARRMSRRSVNPSRRVSDGGLPSVGGLLHHKSRSPPVLTIALVVLGVILLIAYFNSGTGVTVTSREAVSRSEGSCTSEVMRALPYLKKAYGSAMQKVLHVGPDSCTVVSNLLKEGKVEAWGVEPYDLEDTDSSCKSLVRKGFVRMSDIKFALPYRPNSFNLVVVSDALDYLTPRYLNKTLPDLARVSTDGLVIFAGNPGQQKPKVSELPKFGRPAKLRSSSWWTRYFVQTGLTENEGPLKKFEEATSKNEYKPDCQIFHLST, from the exons ATGCATCCGC GCCatcgaggggaggaggaggaggaggagggagcctGGCTGGCCGGATTCGggagggaggcgaggaggaTGTCTAGGAGGTCGGTGAACCCGAGCCGGCGGGTGTCGGACGGGGGCCTGCCGTCCGTCGGCGGCCTGCTCCACCACAAGTCGCGCTCGCCGCCAGTGCTCACCATTGCCCTCGTCGTCCTG GGCGTCATTCTTCTCATCGCCTACTTCAACAGCGGCACAG GTGTAACTGTTACGAGCAGAGAAGCTGTGAGCAGGTCCGAAG GCTCTTGCACATCAGAAGTTATGCGGGCGCTTCCTTATCTTAAAAAGGCATATGGCAGTGCGATGCAAAAAGTGCTCCATGTAGGCCCAGATAGTTGTACAGTAGTTTCTAACTTGTTGAAAGAAGGAAAGGTTGAAGCTTGGGGGGTGGAGCCTTATGATTTGGAGGATACTGACAGTAGTTGCAAAAGCCTTGTGCGCAAGGGCTTTGTCCGCATGTCTGATATTAAGTTCGCCCTTCCATACCGCCCAAATTCTTTCAATCTTGTTGTCGTGTCAGATGCTTTAGATTATCTGACCCCAAGATATCTGAACAAAACACTTCCAGACTTGGCAAGGGTTTCCACCGATGGCCTTGTTATATTTGCTG GCAATCCAGGTCAGCAGAAACCTAAGGTTTCAGAACTACCAAAATTTGGGAGACCG GCGAAATTGCGGAGTTCTTCATGGTGGACTAGATACTTTGTCCAGACTGGCTTGACAGAGAACGAAGGACCATTGAAGAAGTTTGAAGAGGCTACATCCAAGAACGAATACAAACCAGATTGCCAGATCTTCCACCTTAGTACGTAG
- the LOC120706019 gene encoding probable pectin methylesterase CGR2 isoform X2, which yields MSRRSVNPSRRVSDGGLPSVGGLLHHKSRSPPVLTIALVVLGVILLIAYFNSGTGVTVTSREAVSRSEGSCTSEVMRALPYLKKAYGSAMQKVLHVGPDSCTVVSNLLKEGKVEAWGVEPYDLEDTDSSCKSLVRKGFVRMSDIKFALPYRPNSFNLVVVSDALDYLTPRYLNKTLPDLARVSTDGLVIFAGNPGQQKPKVSELPKFGRPAKLRSSSWWTRYFVQTGLTENEGPLKKFEEATSKNEYKPDCQIFHLST from the exons aTGTCTAGGAGGTCGGTGAACCCGAGCCGGCGGGTGTCGGACGGGGGCCTGCCGTCCGTCGGCGGCCTGCTCCACCACAAGTCGCGCTCGCCGCCAGTGCTCACCATTGCCCTCGTCGTCCTG GGCGTCATTCTTCTCATCGCCTACTTCAACAGCGGCACAG GTGTAACTGTTACGAGCAGAGAAGCTGTGAGCAGGTCCGAAG GCTCTTGCACATCAGAAGTTATGCGGGCGCTTCCTTATCTTAAAAAGGCATATGGCAGTGCGATGCAAAAAGTGCTCCATGTAGGCCCAGATAGTTGTACAGTAGTTTCTAACTTGTTGAAAGAAGGAAAGGTTGAAGCTTGGGGGGTGGAGCCTTATGATTTGGAGGATACTGACAGTAGTTGCAAAAGCCTTGTGCGCAAGGGCTTTGTCCGCATGTCTGATATTAAGTTCGCCCTTCCATACCGCCCAAATTCTTTCAATCTTGTTGTCGTGTCAGATGCTTTAGATTATCTGACCCCAAGATATCTGAACAAAACACTTCCAGACTTGGCAAGGGTTTCCACCGATGGCCTTGTTATATTTGCTG GCAATCCAGGTCAGCAGAAACCTAAGGTTTCAGAACTACCAAAATTTGGGAGACCG GCGAAATTGCGGAGTTCTTCATGGTGGACTAGATACTTTGTCCAGACTGGCTTGACAGAGAACGAAGGACCATTGAAGAAGTTTGAAGAGGCTACATCCAAGAACGAATACAAACCAGATTGCCAGATCTTCCACCTTAGTACGTAG